AGGAACGTCGCCCGTCCTTCTTCCCGGTCACGTACGGTTCGGCGCTTCTGTCTTCGTCCTCGTACTTGGCCTTGGTCTTCACCTTGCCGTCGTATTTGGACTCGATTTCGTTCCCGACCACATCGGAGGAGTCACGGGCTGCATCACCCGAGGAATCCCCCACGGGGCCGTTGTGGTCGATGCCGGATGAATTGCTGCTCATTACCTTCTGATTCCTTCGAGTAGATTCTGCCAATAACCAATGATCTCATCCCCATCGGGAATGATCAGCGGGTTCGGGGGAATTGTGGGGCCCGAAATCGATCCGGGCTGGGTCCAGTTGGACATGCCCAGCGAGTCCGGCCTCGGCGCGGTCGCCGGGCCACGCTGACCCGACTGCTCCGTCGTCGGGCAGTACCGGTTCACGTTCGGCGGCTTCGGGCCGGGTTCGTCAAGCGCCCGCCGGGGAACCTCGTAGAAGCACACGGGCCCCTGGGCACCGATCAGGATGAAGTCGGCGCGATCTCCCCGCACGGTCCCGGAAATCGTGTTCAGGGCATCCGGAAGATCCACGAACATGCTGTTCATCGCGGGATCGCGATCCGCGGCCACCTTGGCCACCGTCGCCCCGTTGACCAGCAAGGGGCCGAACGGCTCGGTCAGGGCCTCGGACATCCCGGCGATGTCCTCCATGTCGCCGGCGCCCTCCTCGAGCATGTACACCCACGAATCCGAGTTCTGCACCAGCTGCCCGGTCATGCGCTGCAGCCATTCGGCCGTGCCCGGAATGTCGTAGTCGGGCCCGCCGAGCTCGTGAAGCGCGGGCAGTGTCCCCGTGACCAGCGAACGGAACGTCGGCGCCTGCTCGGCGAGCATCTGCGTGATGACGTCCGCATTGCGGATGAAGCCCGCCAGCTCCTCGCCGCGTCCGCCGATGATCTGCTCGGTCGCGGTGACGACTTGGCCGACGTCCTTCGGATCGACGGTCCGCAGCGTCGACTGGGCCCGGAGCAGCAACTCGTCCAGCGTGACTGCCTGCGCGTCGGCGGGCATCGGCAACTCGGCGCCGTCGTCAAGCGACCCGGAGGCGTGCGAGAAGTCCGGTGCCGCGGGGGC
This genomic stretch from Corynebacterium hansenii harbors:
- a CDS encoding MlaD family protein, translated to MGGTNNRVLMWAQAVAIALISIVALVLGYAIIAPTNPLAGGKTLTARPDDAEGVVSGTEVTLHGIPVGKVTDVKARRDGADIDIRLDPGIEVPADAIGVVEAVGAMGGVSLSLVSGAAATEVKQRRLSYGERQAAPAAPDFSHASGSLDDGAELPMPADAQAVTLDELLLRAQSTLRTVDPKDVGQVVTATEQIIGGRGEELAGFIRNADVITQMLAEQAPTFRSLVTGTLPALHELGGPDYDIPGTAEWLQRMTGQLVQNSDSWVYMLEEGAGDMEDIAGMSEALTEPFGPLLVNGATVAKVAADRDPAMNSMFVDLPDALNTISGTVRGDRADFILIGAQGPVCFYEVPRRALDEPGPKPPNVNRYCPTTEQSGQRGPATAPRPDSLGMSNWTQPGSISGPTIPPNPLIIPDGDEIIGYWQNLLEGIRR